A genomic window from Centroberyx gerrardi isolate f3 chromosome 14, fCenGer3.hap1.cur.20231027, whole genome shotgun sequence includes:
- the LOC139933287 gene encoding guanylin-like, which yields MKTTICISLLLVALCQLSSAVTVTEGDYKFSLQSVKKLGALMNGNEASAEQNLHLVEAKAMAVCANPSLPKEFEPLCQDKDAGASLTRLAFVAAHSDACEICESVACTGC from the exons ATGAAGACTACCATCTGCATCTCCCTTTTACTTGTAGCTTTGTGCCAGCTGTCCAGTGCTGTAACAGTCACG GAGGGAGACTACAAATTCTCTCTGCAGTCGGTGAAGAAACTGGGGGCTCTGATGAATGGAAATGAAGCCTCAGCAGAGCAGAACCTCCACTTGGTAGAAGCCAAAGCAATGGCTGTATGTGCCAATCCCTCTCTGCCCAAGGAGTTTGAACCTCTCTGTCAAGACAAAGATGCTGGAGCATCCCTGACCAGGCTGG CATTTGTGGCTGCCCATTCCGATGCCTGTGAGATCTGCGAATCCGTTGCCTGCACTGGCTGTTGA
- the lactbl1a gene encoding putative beta-lactamase-like 1 isoform X3, with protein sequence MKVKWTKLGMVVFFLLSVVMTCCFIWQYRMPKLKTGKKLGSLSSAEKMCPRFPEPVSLQHPIAALKEALEQVDALLRSSLHKTRLPAISAIVVLNDSVLWNGNFGKRNISDPSSPPPNEYTVYRIASLSKIFPTLMLYKLWEDGKVDSLDDPLEKYAENFTIKNPLGKSRVPSTGPAPFSARAQGTHSPSLTLRRMASQLSGLPRRLRATNLLWSGDTQAALDLLQDDVLVANPGTKCHYSNVAFSLMANILAQKVTGWDYESWVSGNILEQLGMDDTGFNITPAIKSQMAVGVYSSGQPAPLYNLGWYRPAGQMYSTAADMAKLAMVLLGAYSRPLLRQDTLNTMLTPVFRCHSGYFANSTGTPWEINEQLGYDVVRKDGDLDGYAAALSLVPRLKLGLVILMAGVRPADQDLVSQAYSYLIPAVERAFRDARRTLRPPPDPTPYVGFFTYRNMTFYEIKVDTDGVLVMQQFGPQVDTTVSSKYRTIRLDYLQERVFRVVFESTYPCKLKVNSASVSLEAQDRQLFNFYPFSKKGVSAGFDSPGLNTYRVIRIASRPYFTS encoded by the exons ATGAAGGTGAAATGGACAAAACTGGGCATGGTTGTCttctttctgctctctgtggTCATGACTTGCTGCTTCATATGGCAATATAGGATGCCAAAGTTGAAGACAGGTAA AAAACTTGGTTCACTCTCTTCAGCT GAGAAGATGTGCCCTCGCTTCCCTGAGCCTGTGTCCTTGCAACATCCCATTGCTGCGCTGAAGGAGGCCTTAGAACAG GTAGATGCACTCCTGAGGTCAAGCCTTCACAAAACCAGGCTACCAGCAATATCAGCCATTGTGGTTTTAAATGACTCTGTTCTGTGGAATGGAAATTTTGGCAAGAGAAACATTAGCGACCCCTCCTCGCCTCCACCCAATGAGTACACGGTGTACAG AATTGCTAGCCTCTCCAAGATCTTTCCCACATTGATGCTGTACAAGCTGTGGGAGGATGGCAAGGTGGACTCTTTGGATGACCCACTGGAGAAGTATGCAGAGAACTTCACTATCAAGAACCCACTGGGGAAAAGCAGGGTGCCATCCACAGGGCCAGCACCCTTCTCGGCCAGGGCCCAAGGCACCCACTCTCCATCACTCACCCTTCGCAGGATGGCCAGCCAACTATCTG GTTTACCTAGAAGACTAAGGGCAACTAATCTCCTTTGGAGTGGAGATACACAGGCAGCCCTTGATTTGTTACAGGATGATGTCCTTGTGGCAAATCCAGGCACCAA ATGTCACTATAGCAATGTGGCATTTTCCTTAATGGCCAACATCTTGGCCCAGAAGGTGACTGGCTGGGACTATGAGAGCTGGGTGTCAGGCAACATCCTGGAGCAGCTGGGCATGGACGACACTGGTTTCAACATAACTCCAGCCATTAAGAGTCAAATGGCTGTGGGCGTGTACAGCAGCGGCCAACCGGCTCCCCTCTATAACCTTGGCTGGTACCGACCTGCAGGTCAAATGTACTCCACAGCAGCTGACATGGCCAAGCTGGCAATGGTTCTTCTGGGGGCGTACAGCCGGCCATTGCTTCGCCAGGATACCCTCAACACCATGCTGACCCCAGTCTTCCGTTGCCACAGTGGCTACTTTGCCAACTCCACCGGCACACCCTGGGAGATCAATGAGCAGCTGGGCTATGATGTGGTGAGGAAGGACGGCGACCTGGACGGCTACGCTGCCGCCCTCTCCCTGGTGCCACGACTCAAGCTGGGGCTGGTGATCCTGATGGCCGGGGTTCGGCCAGCGGACCAGGACCTGGTGAGCCAGGCCTACAGCTATCTCATTCCCGCCGTGGAGAGAGCGTTCAGGGATGCTCGGCGCACACTCAGGCCACCGCCCGACCCAACTCCATATGTGGGCTTTTTCACTTACAGGAATATGACTTTCTATGAGATTAAGGTGGACACAGATGGGGTGCTGGTCATGCAGCAGTTTGGGCCACAGGTGGATACAACTGTGTCGTCCAAATACCGAACCATCCGACTGGATTACCTACAAGAGAGGGTGTTCAGGGTGGTATTTGAGAGCACATACCCTTGCAAACTGAAGGTAAACAGCGCCTCAGTCTCCTTGGAGGCACAGGACAGACAACTCTTCAACTTCTACCCTTTCAGCAAGAAGGGTGTGTCGGCAGGGTTCGATTCCCCAGGACTCAACACTTACAGGGTGATCAGGATAGCTAGCAGACCATATTTTACTTCATAA
- the lactbl1a gene encoding putative beta-lactamase-like 1 isoform X1 has product MKVKWTKLGMVVFFLLSVVMTCCFIWQYRMPKLKTEVVVKEEVIEEKMCPRFPEPVSLQHPIAALKEALEQVDALLRSSLHKTRLPAISAIVVLNDSVLWNGNFGKRNISDPSSPPPNEYTVYRIASLSKIFPTLMLYKLWEDGKVDSLDDPLEKYAENFTIKNPLGKSRVPSTGPAPFSARAQGTHSPSLTLRRMASQLSGLPRRLRATNLLWSGDTQAALDLLQDDVLVANPGTKCHYSNVAFSLMANILAQKVTGWDYESWVSGNILEQLGMDDTGFNITPAIKSQMAVGVYSSGQPAPLYNLGWYRPAGQMYSTAADMAKLAMVLLGAYSRPLLRQDTLNTMLTPVFRCHSGYFANSTGTPWEINEQLGYDVVRKDGDLDGYAAALSLVPRLKLGLVILMAGVRPADQDLVSQAYSYLIPAVERAFRDARRTLRPPPDPTPYVGFFTYRNMTFYEIKVDTDGVLVMQQFGPQVDTTVSSKYRTIRLDYLQERVFRVVFESTYPCKLKVNSASVSLEAQDRQLFNFYPFSKKGVSAGFDSPGLNTYRVIRIASRPYFTS; this is encoded by the exons ATGAAGGTGAAATGGACAAAACTGGGCATGGTTGTCttctttctgctctctgtggTCATGACTTGCTGCTTCATATGGCAATATAGGATGCCAAAGTTGAAGACAG AAGTGGTTGTAAAAGAGGAAGTGATAGAGGAGAAGATGTGCCCTCGCTTCCCTGAGCCTGTGTCCTTGCAACATCCCATTGCTGCGCTGAAGGAGGCCTTAGAACAG GTAGATGCACTCCTGAGGTCAAGCCTTCACAAAACCAGGCTACCAGCAATATCAGCCATTGTGGTTTTAAATGACTCTGTTCTGTGGAATGGAAATTTTGGCAAGAGAAACATTAGCGACCCCTCCTCGCCTCCACCCAATGAGTACACGGTGTACAG AATTGCTAGCCTCTCCAAGATCTTTCCCACATTGATGCTGTACAAGCTGTGGGAGGATGGCAAGGTGGACTCTTTGGATGACCCACTGGAGAAGTATGCAGAGAACTTCACTATCAAGAACCCACTGGGGAAAAGCAGGGTGCCATCCACAGGGCCAGCACCCTTCTCGGCCAGGGCCCAAGGCACCCACTCTCCATCACTCACCCTTCGCAGGATGGCCAGCCAACTATCTG GTTTACCTAGAAGACTAAGGGCAACTAATCTCCTTTGGAGTGGAGATACACAGGCAGCCCTTGATTTGTTACAGGATGATGTCCTTGTGGCAAATCCAGGCACCAA ATGTCACTATAGCAATGTGGCATTTTCCTTAATGGCCAACATCTTGGCCCAGAAGGTGACTGGCTGGGACTATGAGAGCTGGGTGTCAGGCAACATCCTGGAGCAGCTGGGCATGGACGACACTGGTTTCAACATAACTCCAGCCATTAAGAGTCAAATGGCTGTGGGCGTGTACAGCAGCGGCCAACCGGCTCCCCTCTATAACCTTGGCTGGTACCGACCTGCAGGTCAAATGTACTCCACAGCAGCTGACATGGCCAAGCTGGCAATGGTTCTTCTGGGGGCGTACAGCCGGCCATTGCTTCGCCAGGATACCCTCAACACCATGCTGACCCCAGTCTTCCGTTGCCACAGTGGCTACTTTGCCAACTCCACCGGCACACCCTGGGAGATCAATGAGCAGCTGGGCTATGATGTGGTGAGGAAGGACGGCGACCTGGACGGCTACGCTGCCGCCCTCTCCCTGGTGCCACGACTCAAGCTGGGGCTGGTGATCCTGATGGCCGGGGTTCGGCCAGCGGACCAGGACCTGGTGAGCCAGGCCTACAGCTATCTCATTCCCGCCGTGGAGAGAGCGTTCAGGGATGCTCGGCGCACACTCAGGCCACCGCCCGACCCAACTCCATATGTGGGCTTTTTCACTTACAGGAATATGACTTTCTATGAGATTAAGGTGGACACAGATGGGGTGCTGGTCATGCAGCAGTTTGGGCCACAGGTGGATACAACTGTGTCGTCCAAATACCGAACCATCCGACTGGATTACCTACAAGAGAGGGTGTTCAGGGTGGTATTTGAGAGCACATACCCTTGCAAACTGAAGGTAAACAGCGCCTCAGTCTCCTTGGAGGCACAGGACAGACAACTCTTCAACTTCTACCCTTTCAGCAAGAAGGGTGTGTCGGCAGGGTTCGATTCCCCAGGACTCAACACTTACAGGGTGATCAGGATAGCTAGCAGACCATATTTTACTTCATAA
- the lactbl1a gene encoding putative beta-lactamase-like 1 isoform X2, which translates to MKVKWTKLGMVVFFLLSVVMTCCFIWQYRMPKLKTVVVKEEVIEEKMCPRFPEPVSLQHPIAALKEALEQVDALLRSSLHKTRLPAISAIVVLNDSVLWNGNFGKRNISDPSSPPPNEYTVYRIASLSKIFPTLMLYKLWEDGKVDSLDDPLEKYAENFTIKNPLGKSRVPSTGPAPFSARAQGTHSPSLTLRRMASQLSGLPRRLRATNLLWSGDTQAALDLLQDDVLVANPGTKCHYSNVAFSLMANILAQKVTGWDYESWVSGNILEQLGMDDTGFNITPAIKSQMAVGVYSSGQPAPLYNLGWYRPAGQMYSTAADMAKLAMVLLGAYSRPLLRQDTLNTMLTPVFRCHSGYFANSTGTPWEINEQLGYDVVRKDGDLDGYAAALSLVPRLKLGLVILMAGVRPADQDLVSQAYSYLIPAVERAFRDARRTLRPPPDPTPYVGFFTYRNMTFYEIKVDTDGVLVMQQFGPQVDTTVSSKYRTIRLDYLQERVFRVVFESTYPCKLKVNSASVSLEAQDRQLFNFYPFSKKGVSAGFDSPGLNTYRVIRIASRPYFTS; encoded by the exons ATGAAGGTGAAATGGACAAAACTGGGCATGGTTGTCttctttctgctctctgtggTCATGACTTGCTGCTTCATATGGCAATATAGGATGCCAAAGTTGAAGACAG TGGTTGTAAAAGAGGAAGTGATAGAGGAGAAGATGTGCCCTCGCTTCCCTGAGCCTGTGTCCTTGCAACATCCCATTGCTGCGCTGAAGGAGGCCTTAGAACAG GTAGATGCACTCCTGAGGTCAAGCCTTCACAAAACCAGGCTACCAGCAATATCAGCCATTGTGGTTTTAAATGACTCTGTTCTGTGGAATGGAAATTTTGGCAAGAGAAACATTAGCGACCCCTCCTCGCCTCCACCCAATGAGTACACGGTGTACAG AATTGCTAGCCTCTCCAAGATCTTTCCCACATTGATGCTGTACAAGCTGTGGGAGGATGGCAAGGTGGACTCTTTGGATGACCCACTGGAGAAGTATGCAGAGAACTTCACTATCAAGAACCCACTGGGGAAAAGCAGGGTGCCATCCACAGGGCCAGCACCCTTCTCGGCCAGGGCCCAAGGCACCCACTCTCCATCACTCACCCTTCGCAGGATGGCCAGCCAACTATCTG GTTTACCTAGAAGACTAAGGGCAACTAATCTCCTTTGGAGTGGAGATACACAGGCAGCCCTTGATTTGTTACAGGATGATGTCCTTGTGGCAAATCCAGGCACCAA ATGTCACTATAGCAATGTGGCATTTTCCTTAATGGCCAACATCTTGGCCCAGAAGGTGACTGGCTGGGACTATGAGAGCTGGGTGTCAGGCAACATCCTGGAGCAGCTGGGCATGGACGACACTGGTTTCAACATAACTCCAGCCATTAAGAGTCAAATGGCTGTGGGCGTGTACAGCAGCGGCCAACCGGCTCCCCTCTATAACCTTGGCTGGTACCGACCTGCAGGTCAAATGTACTCCACAGCAGCTGACATGGCCAAGCTGGCAATGGTTCTTCTGGGGGCGTACAGCCGGCCATTGCTTCGCCAGGATACCCTCAACACCATGCTGACCCCAGTCTTCCGTTGCCACAGTGGCTACTTTGCCAACTCCACCGGCACACCCTGGGAGATCAATGAGCAGCTGGGCTATGATGTGGTGAGGAAGGACGGCGACCTGGACGGCTACGCTGCCGCCCTCTCCCTGGTGCCACGACTCAAGCTGGGGCTGGTGATCCTGATGGCCGGGGTTCGGCCAGCGGACCAGGACCTGGTGAGCCAGGCCTACAGCTATCTCATTCCCGCCGTGGAGAGAGCGTTCAGGGATGCTCGGCGCACACTCAGGCCACCGCCCGACCCAACTCCATATGTGGGCTTTTTCACTTACAGGAATATGACTTTCTATGAGATTAAGGTGGACACAGATGGGGTGCTGGTCATGCAGCAGTTTGGGCCACAGGTGGATACAACTGTGTCGTCCAAATACCGAACCATCCGACTGGATTACCTACAAGAGAGGGTGTTCAGGGTGGTATTTGAGAGCACATACCCTTGCAAACTGAAGGTAAACAGCGCCTCAGTCTCCTTGGAGGCACAGGACAGACAACTCTTCAACTTCTACCCTTTCAGCAAGAAGGGTGTGTCGGCAGGGTTCGATTCCCCAGGACTCAACACTTACAGGGTGATCAGGATAGCTAGCAGACCATATTTTACTTCATAA